From Arachis hypogaea cultivar Tifrunner chromosome 3, arahy.Tifrunner.gnm2.J5K5, whole genome shotgun sequence:
tatgttgttaaaaaatgtgtttttgccatattcatttaaaattttaaatagttgCTTTATAGATGTTACGTGTGGAATGTTGGTTCGCAGTTCGCACACTACCCCCAcgctatctttttgtttctgatttgaacatttttttttggtatacttGGGTCGGCTTTTTTATTCGATCCAACAGCCGAACTTGTTTCAGTTTCATTTAGGTATTGTTTTTGCTTTACTTAGTCCAAAAGACCTATCGATTGGAATAGGCCCATTCCTATAAACCAACCGTGGGCATACGATTTTTCACAAAACCAACTGTGGGCTGTATTGGGCTACTGTTTAGTTAAATTTTTGGCAGTTATTTGTCAGCATAAAGTCCAAAAAAGAAAACGCCCAAATCGGTTTAAATTGTTATTCTCATCATATCCCCAGAAGAACtgtataataagttaataacaatATGCAGGTGAAAAAGGCAAAATTTTCATTTCTTATATTTGAAGTTTGAAGAGGAACTTAGTTTCTGTTGTTTGCATGTAGTTTACTAGTTTAGAGCTTGTTTGAGATTCACCTAATGTCTTATCCTAACATGGTTACTACTTTGTTTTGCATATACTGCTGTAATGCTTATTGAGGACGTTGTTGACAATCTTTGAAGCATACTTTTCACAAGCGTTTATTTGTTGATAACGATTATTCAAACGAAGAGCAAGACATGAGACATGCGAATGTGATGGTTCCACTTCCACTTCGACCCCAAAAATGATCAACTCTGTATCTCATATTTCATAGCATCTCTCACAACAATTGAGAGCTATATAGATGTGTTGACGCTAATTAATTGCTTTGGCCAACATACTGATCATACGAACGAACGTACGTTCACCTGCACAATATAATTGCTTTCTTTCCAACAAATCCTTTTCGAGTCATGTtcatttcatctttttttctcttttgatatCATAACGACTGCTATACGTGGGAATTTGTAAACCACGGACACCCCACTTTTAATACTCAAAGCAACCAACCCACATCATATGCAATTCGTGAAACTCAGAATGGGGCATGGTTCTGTACACCAACCCTAAAAAGAGAAACAAACCCAGGTTCTAGAGCCTCAACTAACCATGTTGGGGTTATACATCTCGTGACAAACTAGCTACATGCAATGCTTTTGTTAGCAGCTAGAGATCACGTTACTTCTCAGGCCTTTTATTTTACAGGTACCGCgaaaaagatttttatttaaacatTTCAATTACTCCAACTACTCTTTTGCTTAGCTTTTCATGGGTTCTAGCTACAACGTGTCAAGATTAGCTTAGCTTGCAACAAATGTTTGGTCCAAGACCATAAGTATCTATCTTctaatttctattttcattttttttttattattgttatgttATCCTACTGGTCACCTGAATTGGACGACTCTACAGATGATAGGATTTGAGTAGAGAGAAACAAAAAGGAATCAGAGACACAAGAGATAGAGGAAACTTGAAGGCAAGCTGAAGATGGCAACGAAAGAGTCAAGCTctgctggttctggttctggttCTGGTTCTGGTTCTGGTTCTGGTTCTGGTTCGGCAACAGGGGACGCTAAAATCAAGAGGGTAGTGACCCATGGAGGCAGATATGCACAGTACAATGTGTATGGCAACTTGTTCGAGGTGACTTCAAAGTATGTCCCTCCCATTCGCCCCATTGGCAGAGGTGCTTATGGCATCATCTGGTAacttaatcttcttcttcttcttcttcttcttcttcttcttcttcttcttcttattattattattattattacatgaaCCAAGTTGATTCATGATGTGCGTTTGGTATCAGTGCTGCTGTGAACTTAGAGACGCACGAACAAGTTGCCATCAAGAAGATTGGTAACGCATTTGACAACATTATTGATGCTAGAAGGACACTCAGAGAAATCAAGCTCCTTCGTCACATGGATCATGAAAATGTATGTATGAGTATCTGTGTTAAGGTGTTTAGTTAGATAGAGAGTCTGAAATTGGTATATAATAATGTTTTGACAGATCATTGCGATAAAGGATATAATACGACCACCGAAAAGGGAGACATTCAACGATGTATACATTGTTTATGAATTGATGGACACTGATCTTCATCACATCATTCATTCTGACCAACCTCTCACTGATGGCCACTGTCAGGTACACTCTGCTGCTTCCTCTGATATTTGAATTCTTGTTATCATTATTTTCGAATTGATTGATTGGGTTGGGTTGGGTTGGGTTGGGGTGCAGTACTTCTTGTACCAGCTGTTACGGGGACTGAAATATGTGCATTCAGCGAATGTGTTGCACCGCGATCTGAAGCCGAGTAACCTGCTCATGAATGCCAACTGCGACCTCAAGATTGGCGACTTTGGATTGGCAAGGACTACTTCTGAGCAGGATTTCATGACAGAGTATGTTGTCACCCGATGGTACCGTGCCCCCGAGCTGCTCCTTAACTGTTCTGAGTACACCTCTGCCATTGATGTCTGGTCTGTGGGATGCATTCTTGGTGAGATTATGACCCGAGAGCCCTTGTTCCCTGGCAAGGACTATGTTCATCAACTTAGGCTCATTACTGAGGTATATAGACTTACTTAATACATTCATTTCATGATTAGATCAACCACTTGACAATTCTATTCTGTGTTCCCTTTTCATATATAAAAGTTGATAGGTTCACCTGACGATGCCAGCCTTGGGTTTCTCCGAAGTGATAATGCAAGAAGATACATCAAGCAGCTTCCGCAGTACCGCAAGCAAAAATTTGCTGCTAGGTTCCCCAATGTCATGCCTGAGGCACTTGATCTCCTAGAAAAGATGCTCATGTTTGATCCTAACAAGCGCATCACAGGTTTGTATATTATATATGCGCCATTCTCGAACTCATCATGGCTTAATTACTTAAATGATGTTATCAAACATAATTTGAATATGATGCAGTTGATGAGGCACTTTGTCATCCATATCTAGCATCACTTCACAACATCAATGATGAGCCGGTTTGTCCGAGGCCATTCAGTTTTGACTTTGAGCATCCAACATGCACTGAAGAGGATGTCAAGGAGCTCATATGGAGGGAATCTGTCAAGTTCAATCCAGATCCACCTTCTCACTAATTGATTTCTGTTACCACATAAATACCATCATCATCCTATGCAGATGATTTGCTAGGGACAACAAACTTCTCTTCCTTTGTAATCTTAGACCTAAATGTCACCAATCAGGGTATAAACAAAATTTCTCGTGGATGTTACAAGCATTTagacaaataataattaaatctgTTGTATTATGCTCGACTTTGCTTTAGGACACTCTCTGGGGACCCATTATCATTGCAAGCTTATGGACTCTCTTTCTTATTAATACCTAACAATTATCTTTCCGAATTTCGATTTTTAGATTTACCAGCATTTTCTTACACGCTTATGAACCTGCCTTTCACTTATGGTCATTGATGAGGATTTTTCTTCTTTCACAGTTGAcgaattaaatgaaaataaattgtgATATCGGCATTTATGTTAAAATGAgcaaaaaattattttgcatgTCTTGTTGAACATGGCTTGAATTCTATCCCAACGCCATGGCAAACAATACTAAACTCTGCAAAATGAAACTATCCTAGTAGCCTACATAAACAATACTGAATGCAGCACTACAATGAAAAGGATCATATGTTATTTAAGCTTTTACCGGTTTTTTTATTCTGCGAAGTGAGTGGATACAATCAGTGAGTTTAAGAagcagaaaataaaaacatgtaaatTTTCATTGTTGTGTTTGTCAATTTGCATTGTTCTGATAAAGTATGGTGATTCCTTTTACACTGTCATAAGTCATAAATGCCTTGCATAAGTGCAAGTTTGGAACTTGACATCATCGATGGGCAAACCATCTTCTGGGAAGGTACATACCCCAATCTTCTCCGGTCCCTGATCTGGCAACAGCATACATGGCTCTGGAGTCACACCACTAGAAATCCCAGCCACATTGGTGCAATTCCATTGAACTTTGTAAGGTTTCTTTGATAGTTGAATAGTCACATTGGATATACATATGCCAGTGAATGGAGCATTGGATATACCCTCCAATCTTGCTGCCATAGTCACATTCTGAGCAACCATGTCCCGGTAATTGATGTTCTGAATGAGAGGAAGTGCATTGGGATCATAGTTGTTGTCAGCATGAGAACCATAATTTCCTGTCATCCAAAATGCCCATCTCATGGTACTCATAGTCATCCTTCTCACATATATGTCCTTAACATAGCCTCCTCTTCCTACAGCAGTTTTGATCCTAACACCTGATTCTGAGTTGATGGCTACAATGTCCTCAGCCCTCACATCCTCAATCCCACCGGACATTTCACTCCCCAACGCTATCACAGCGCTGGTTGGTGAAATGCACGTCAGGCGCCGGATTGCTAGTTGTTTCGTTGGCATTCCATATGCTATACCATACTCATCCCAACCACTCTTAACCGCCACACAATCATCCCCAGAAACAATGTAGCAGTCCTCAATTCTTGTGTTTGTGCATGAGTCTGCATCATAAGCATTCTGAAACCTTAGTTTTAGTGTGTTAATATTGTCATATTGAGGAAGTTATGCAGGTGTTAGCTGAACATACCAGGGTTGATTCCATCAGTATTTGGTGAATTAACTGGAGCAAGTATTGTGATGCCTTGAACAACAATATTGCTGCATTCAAATTCATATATTAATATTCATTAGAAATTATAGTGAGCTTTCCCTGCCTGATGTTTCCAGTGTTGGTGAATGGTGATTATTAATTCAATATTGAAaacagaaaaaggagaagaggCGAAATGATGAACCTGCTATATACAGGATGAACATTCCATGAAGGAGAATTGACCAAAGTTAGATGAGATATCTGAACATTCTCTGAATACATTATTTCAATAAGGTAAGGCCTAGTATAACTGAGATCACCCTTGTGGAATTTTTTCCACCAAACATCGCCTTGTCCATCTATTGTACCATTGTCCCCTGcaaataaatttgaaatcaaTCATTAGAAGAAGGAAATTCTTTAAGTTGGACTAGACTTTAAATTCCTAGAACATCTTTTGAGTTCATTACCAGTGATGATCACATCTGTAAGGTTGGTTCCAAAAATTAGACTGCTATACCTTCCACCTTGCGCATCCCTCCCTCGGCCGTAAGACGGCAAGGGATCAATGAGTGGCCAGTCACTCTCATCCTAATACCAAAGTTTCAATAGTACAAACATAAAATTGAAacagttaaaaagaaaaacatttgCATATCATATACCTGAGAGGCAAGGATGACAGCATCTTGGTGTAGGAATAGAGTGAAGTGGCTAGTGAGATTGAAGCTACCGGTTAACCATCTTCCGGGAGGAACAAAGAGTTGAGAGCCTCCAGTTGATGAGAACTGGCTCATATGATCTATGGCTGATTGAAAAGCCTTTGTGTTCAAAGTTGTTCCATCCCCAACACCACCAAAATCTGTGAGCGATGCACTGTAAGCTCTGCAGTTAACAGCACTGTACTCAAAGTAGTCCGAAATTGGAGCCTTGCGACTCTCTACCATGTTTAGACTTGGTGGAACAAACATAAGAACTAGTAGTAACAATAACAATGTATCCATGACCTGCCAAATTCACATTTCAAATAGTTTATACGCATTCAACAAAACGAATCAACATGCCTTGATTCCTAATgctaagaaagaaacaagaagagAGAAAcgaatttgttattgttattgttattgtacCTGAGGTTTTCTCGGAGAACAGATGCCGAGTTTAGACTTTAGATGTTGGTATGTTAACATAGAAAGACATTCTAGGTGTATATATTAGTGACATTGTTATAGGGCATTAACTATGTCACTTTCATTTATGCTTCCGGGTCCCATAAATCACATTTCTTATTTCTCATGTGATCAGTTGATATGGTTTTCTTTTATGTTGGCACATGATTGATAGGGGTAAAAGAGTTTGAGTGGAATACTTAACGGAATTACTGGATCTACAGTTACATATCGTAGTAGGAAATTACTAAGTTATAGAATGCATgtgaaagctttttttttttggaagacTTTAAAATTATTGGGCTTCATAACTGACTAGTCTGACTCTTATGATTCTGAGAAATGTTTCGTGTGAACAACAATTTCATcgtcataaaattttgtttatgaTTCACATTATAAGAATCCAAGTCTAATTTTTCATCTGCTCATCGGATTAGGTGTGAATGGATATAGAAGAAAAAATGGCATTATTACAAGGCCATTTCAgtctttgtactctttgacatgTGGTTGTGGTTCCCTTGTACCCCACTCACTATAGCTTGTGTGTTGCCTCTGATCTGTTACGAGAGTGGAGTGGGCATGCCCTAGTCCTAGTCCTAGTGTGTCTTCAATTGGTGCCTTATCTTCCCACCAATTAAAAAATGGACACACATCACTTATCTCGCTCTATATCCATTTCAATGGTGCCCAAGCACACCAACCCGCCATTAACCTTCACAAGTTTCATATAATTATGCTAAATTGAGTGGAAATATGCTGTGGATGCACTAGTGTATGTTCCTGTCTTATTTACTAATGCTTGAAGTAGTAATAGATTAAGATTCCCTTGGCCTTGCCCAATTATGGGTATTGGCTGCGAAATAGtaccattaattaattaattttaatccaAAAGAactgattattttattttattaaaatattactaGTTAGCCATGGCAAGGAGGGCCCGGAATTGTCACGGAACCTTGTCGCAATGTGCATAacgcattattattattagtcaCATACATCACcaaatcaaatatttaaataattaacatcCATCCCGTGAATTTAAGTAATCGCAAAGAGCCAAAGACTACCCCATGATGCTGATGTTGCCATGGCTAACTCTTCACGAGCCTCTCTTCAATTTCTTGGAACAAAATTAGTTGGACCTCTCGCCTCAACAAAGAAGCATAGCCCGTGCATTTGCCCCTTAAAGAAAGGATTATTAACATGTCTTTTCAAagcgagaaaaaaaaattaacctttTAAACCCCTTTTGTTTTTGGTCAAGTAGTAATAATGTTGAACTTGAAAGGTAACTGACTTTGCGAGTTAAAATTCactaagaaaaatcaaaataaagcgATGAGGTTAGCTAcctcaaaatgaaaaagaatttcaTTTCCAAAAAACACTATCAACCCAATAATTTTAGTTTAGCAAcccaataatatatttttaatttatatttttaaatattattgactaaatattgataaaaaaaatatattttgctagtcttttagtatttttttttcttggaacAACGACTACAACTTTTTTATAAGTGACGGGGCCAAGGCCCAAAGGAAAGGAAACCTACTGCACTACAATTCTGCTGAACTTCATCTTGCTTGCATCAGTAAGAAGATGATGGAACAAACATGAAGGTGGCTGTTCCCAAACTTTAATTCCCGATTCATGTTCTTGTCCGAGTTTAGCAAGAGCATCAGCACAGAAATTCGCCTATCTGTAGATGTGTCTAACTTCAACATTTTCCATCCTCACCAAAAGCTCCTTGATAGAATGAATGAGGGAGGAGTTACTATGGATCTCCGGTGACATCTTCTGAGTCAGTGTTATAGTGCACTTTGAGTCTGATTCCACCACCAGCTTCCTAATACCCAGCTCAGATGCTAGTTTAACCCCAACATACATGCCCCAAATCTTAGCCATGGTAATGGTACAAATTCCAATGTTCATCAAGAAGCCGGCAATAGTGCGACCTGTCCAATCCCTAATGAGTCCTCCACAAGCGCCTTTACTGTCAGGTTGGTTAACCGACCCATCCACATTAAGTTTGGTCCAATTTCAATTTGGCGCCTCCTAACCAATAAACTCCTCTCTGGTAAGGCTTAGCAAGCCATTGCTCTTTTTCATAATTTTCATTGTGCCATTGTAATTCTCTGCCAATCTTTTTATCATTTGGAAAGTTGATTGTTTGGCAGAGTCTCGTTTCTGAAGATGAGGTCATTCCTGCACTTCCAAGTTATGTTGCAAGCTGTAACAAAAGTTATAGGCCACGGGGTCCCATAGTGCTTTCGAGAGACTAAGGAAAGGTTAGTACTGAGCCAATCTTGAAAAgattaagagaaaaaaatgtcTTATGTGTCTCTGTTTACTATGCTAATCCATGCCATACGGATGTAGGGGCAATCACGTAGGACATGGAGCAAAGTCTCCTCCTTTTCGTAGCATCTTGGACAGTCACCATCTTTCGTGAGGTTTCTGAGCTTTCTCTTATGGTTGGTTAACAGAGCTTCATGCGTGAGGAGCCAACTGAAGGTTTTTAAACGTTGAggtaatttgattttctaaagtAGTTTGTGTAAGCTgctgttatttcttttttttttgtgaaatataCTTCATAAgctgatttaatagaaaaattgcCATCTGCTGCTGGtagcctgataaaccactattttatggtttatcttgtgctaatttgagtgatttttatcaacactttactcacttattcatatgatttccatgattttacaattccttcccaattttattctatggttgaaaacttgcttcctagacatctaaattatatatttttaattccccttataccatttgatgccgtgatctgtgggttaagtgttttcaggctttatagggcagcaATGGCTTAGAGGgtggagagaaagcttgcaagaatggaaggaacacaagaaactaaggagctgaccGGTTAGAAacgacgcgtgcacgtacctgacgcgtgtGTGCGAAAAGCGagtttg
This genomic window contains:
- the LOC112790858 gene encoding mitogen-activated protein kinase homolog MMK2 → MATKESSSAGSGSGSGSGSGSGSGSATGDAKIKRVVTHGGRYAQYNVYGNLFEVTSKYVPPIRPIGRGAYGIICAAVNLETHEQVAIKKIGNAFDNIIDARRTLREIKLLRHMDHENIIAIKDIIRPPKRETFNDVYIVYELMDTDLHHIIHSDQPLTDGHCQYFLYQLLRGLKYVHSANVLHRDLKPSNLLMNANCDLKIGDFGLARTTSEQDFMTEYVVTRWYRAPELLLNCSEYTSAIDVWSVGCILGEIMTREPLFPGKDYVHQLRLITELIGSPDDASLGFLRSDNARRYIKQLPQYRKQKFAARFPNVMPEALDLLEKMLMFDPNKRITVDEALCHPYLASLHNINDEPVCPRPFSFDFEHPTCTEEDVKELIWRESVKFNPDPPSH
- the LOC112790857 gene encoding probable polygalacturonase translates to MLTYQHLKSKLGICSPRKPQVMDTLLLLLLVLMFVPPSLNMVESRKAPISDYFEYSAVNCRAYSASLTDFGGVGDGTTLNTKAFQSAIDHMSQFSSTGGSQLFVPPGRWLTGSFNLTSHFTLFLHQDAVILASQDESDWPLIDPLPSYGRGRDAQGGRYSSLIFGTNLTDVIITGDNGTIDGQGDVWWKKFHKGDLSYTRPYLIEIMYSENVQISHLTLVNSPSWNVHPVYSSNIVVQGITILAPVNSPNTDGINPDSCTNTRIEDCYIVSGDDCVAVKSGWDEYGIAYGMPTKQLAIRRLTCISPTSAVIALGSEMSGGIEDVRAEDIVAINSESGVRIKTAVGRGGYVKDIYVRRMTMSTMRWAFWMTGNYGSHADNNYDPNALPLIQNINYRDMVAQNVTMAARLEGISNAPFTGICISNVTIQLSKKPYKVQWNCTNVAGISSGVTPEPCMLLPDQGPEKIGVCTFPEDGLPIDDVKFQTCTYARHL